The Chryseobacterium nakagawai genome has a segment encoding these proteins:
- a CDS encoding ABC transporter permease produces the protein MNEPQQKWTETIEADHSLFNLKLKEVWHYKDLIYMFVKRDFISSFKQTILGPIWFFINPIFTTITYLIIFGRFAKLPTDGAPGIIFYLSGVTLWNYFSGALLGTTATFTGNANIFGKVYFPRLVTPISIVISNLMRLSVQFILFLMVWAYYLVNHEVSPNWWILATPFLLVLMALFALGVGMIFSALTTKYKDLSMLLAFGISLYMYATPVIYPVSMLPGYFKKLAKFNPLTGIFECFKYGWLGVGDFSPVMLVASTVIILLLLMVGVVTFNKVEKTFMDTV, from the coding sequence ATGAATGAACCACAACAAAAGTGGACGGAAACCATTGAAGCAGACCATTCTTTATTTAATCTAAAACTAAAAGAAGTTTGGCACTACAAAGATTTAATTTACATGTTTGTAAAGAGAGACTTCATATCCAGTTTCAAGCAAACCATTTTAGGACCAATCTGGTTTTTTATAAATCCCATCTTTACAACGATTACTTACCTAATTATTTTTGGGAGATTTGCTAAGTTACCTACAGATGGAGCTCCCGGTATCATATTTTATCTCTCCGGAGTTACTTTATGGAATTATTTTTCAGGCGCATTGCTGGGAACTACTGCGACTTTTACAGGAAACGCCAATATCTTTGGTAAAGTATACTTCCCAAGATTAGTAACTCCCATTTCAATTGTCATTTCAAACCTGATGCGTTTAAGTGTTCAGTTTATCCTGTTTCTTATGGTATGGGCATACTATCTTGTTAATCATGAGGTTTCTCCTAACTGGTGGATCCTGGCAACTCCATTTTTATTAGTTCTGATGGCCCTTTTTGCACTTGGGGTTGGAATGATATTTTCTGCACTTACCACAAAATATAAGGATTTAAGTATGCTTTTAGCATTCGGTATCAGTTTATATATGTATGCTACACCGGTTATTTATCCTGTATCAATGCTTCCGGGATATTTCAAAAAGTTAGCAAAATTTAATCCATTGACAGGTATTTTTGAATGCTTCAAATATGGCTGGCTGGGCGTGGGAGATTTTTCTCCGGTTATGCTGGTTGCCAGTACTGTGATTATCTTACTTCTTCTTATGGTTGGAGTGGTTACTTTTAACAAGGTTGAAAAAACCTTTATGGACACAGTATAA
- a CDS encoding glycosyltransferase family 2 protein translates to MDQPLVTVVVVSYNQSQFIKENLDSIKNQTYKNIQLIVGDDASPDHSVEVFEQWLQENNYSAAKNFHTKNTGLPTMLNECLDLAKGKYIKIIAADDFLHPESLEKSVYILEKLGNEYGMSFSHTHAVNNDSQIIEDIADYDALGNIDPYIFREELLKGNRIAALTVLLRTDVVRETGKYDSQFIIEDYYRWLKVSQKYLIAYIPEKLAYYRLHADNISKVKADRIEMEAATLQMMFDKKGVSRGSINHITQKLYQSGTQLPEEYINAYHAYPFRSKKLDFAIKKNLPVSLYKILKKVM, encoded by the coding sequence ATGGACCAACCCTTAGTAACAGTTGTTGTAGTTTCTTATAATCAATCACAGTTTATAAAGGAAAATCTAGATAGTATAAAAAATCAAACTTACAAAAACATTCAGTTAATTGTAGGTGATGATGCGTCTCCGGATCATTCAGTAGAAGTTTTTGAACAATGGCTACAGGAAAATAATTATTCTGCAGCAAAAAACTTCCATACTAAAAATACAGGTTTACCCACAATGCTTAATGAGTGCCTTGATTTGGCTAAAGGGAAATATATAAAAATCATTGCTGCAGACGATTTCCTACACCCTGAATCCCTTGAAAAATCAGTATATATCCTTGAAAAACTGGGAAATGAATATGGAATGTCTTTTTCTCATACCCATGCTGTAAATAACGACAGCCAGATTATTGAGGATATTGCTGACTATGATGCATTGGGAAATATAGATCCTTATATTTTCAGAGAAGAACTATTAAAAGGAAATAGAATTGCAGCGCTCACCGTCTTATTAAGAACAGACGTTGTAAGGGAAACCGGAAAATATGATTCACAGTTTATTATAGAAGATTATTATCGATGGCTCAAGGTCAGTCAAAAATATTTAATTGCTTATATTCCTGAAAAGCTGGCATATTACAGGCTTCATGCTGACAATATTTCAAAAGTAAAGGCAGACAGAATCGAAATGGAGGCAGCTACACTTCAGATGATGTTTGATAAAAAAGGAGTTTCGAGAGGAAGCATCAATCATATTACTCAAAAATTATATCAATCTGGAACTCAACTCCCTGAGGAATATATCAACGCTTATCATGCTTATCCGTTTCGGTCAAAAAAACTGGACTTTGCAATAAAAAAGAATCTTCCTGTTTCTTTGTATAAGATTTTAAAGAAAGTTATGTAA